A window from Musa acuminata AAA Group cultivar baxijiao chromosome BXJ3-10, Cavendish_Baxijiao_AAA, whole genome shotgun sequence encodes these proteins:
- the LOC103969832 gene encoding root phototropism protein 3-like has translation MISASPPCPSPNRSSGSTPPPPLRVHEDHHHHHPTAGHPRWLDDPCIQELDHFSKTLTGIEAKGDRPELLSSILSHYSSRWLPELSCRAAGDPSPESPTAAWLKKRFFIETLASILPTEKRSVSCDVLLTLLRTASMVGAAASCVRELEARAAAQLDEASLEELMIPAFSHTCGTLLDVGLVLRLVRTFAGNNDDGGAAVRSGAALARVAKLVDLYLAEAALDAGLTVAEFEELANSLPAHARAMDDGLYRAVDTFIKAHPSTSKQERKTLCRLIDARKLSAEASLHAAQNERLPVRSAIQVLFSENTKLHRLTEHWRGSFDGPRSPNPEAAAARCPSKREVLAHQQEIRGLTDDVARLRVHCQGLQAQIDKLASSGKKKRGFFRWSSFLLFRTTDDDAAEDSGRGAGRPMPARASKRSVPQANKWRNSLS, from the exons ATGATTTCCGCCTCTCCGCCGTGTCCCTCTCCGAACCGCAGCAGCGGGTCaacaccgccgccgccgctgcgtgTTCACGaggatcaccaccaccaccatcccaCCGCGGGCCACCCAAGATGGCTCGACGACCCCTGCATCCAAGAGCTGGACCACTTCTCCAAGACCCTCACCGGCATCGAAGCCAAGGGCGACCGCCCGGAACTTCTCAGCTCTATTCTCTCCCACTATTCCTCCCGCTGGCTTCCGGAGCTTTCCTGCCGCGCTGCCGGCGATCCTTCGCCCGAGAGTCCCACGGCCGCCTGGCTCAAGAAACGCTTCTTCATCGAGACCCTGGCTTCCATCCTCCCAACCGAGAAGCGCTCTGTCTCCTGCGACGTCTTGCTTACGCTGCTACGCACGGCGAGCATGGTTGGCGCGGCAGCGTCGTGTGTGCGGGAGCTTGAGGCCCGTGCAGCCGCGCAGCTGGACGAGGCATCGCTCGAGGAGCTGATGATACCTGCTTTCAGCCACACTTGTGGTACGCTTCTGGACGTTGGCCTGGTGCTGAGGCTGGTTCGAACGTTCGCTGGGAATAATGATGACGGCGGTGCGGCGGTGAGGAGCGGCGCAGCTCTCGCGAGGGTGGCGAAGCTGGTGGACTTATACCTGGCGGAGGCGGCGCTCGACGCCGGGCTCACCGTGGCCGAGTTTGAGGAGCTCGCAAACTCGTTGCCAGCACACGCGCGAGCCATGGACGATGGCCTCTATCGCGCCGTCGACACATTTATTAAA GCCCATCCAAGCACCAGCAAGCAAGAGAGGAAGACGCTGTGCAGGCTCATCGACGCTCGCAAACTATCGGCGGAGGCCTCCCTCCATGCAGCACAGAACGAGCGCCTCCCCGTCCGATCGGCGATTCAAGTCCTCTTCTCCGAGAACACCAAGCTGCATCGGTTGACGGAGCACTGGAGAGGGTCTTTCGATGGACCCAGGAGCCCCAACCCGGAGGCGGCGGCAGCTCGGTGCCCGTCGAAGAGGGAGGTCTTGGCCCACCAGCAGGAGATTCGTGGCCTGACGGATGATGTTGCTAGGCTCCGAGTGCACTGCCAGGGCTTGCAAGCTCAAATAGACAAGCTCGCTTCTtccgggaagaagaagagggggttCTTCCGGTGgagttcttttttgttgttcaggACTACCGACGATGATGCGGCGGAAGACTCCGGACGGGGAGCAGGGCGGCCGATGCCCGCGCGCGCCAGCAAGCGGTCGGTGCCGCAGGCCAACAAGTGGCGCAACTCCTTGTCTTGA
- the LOC103968811 gene encoding UDP-glycosyltransferase 73C4-like has protein sequence MAMDGHRERQPHFVLVPLMAQGHTIPMVDLALLLAERGVLVSFITTPFNASRIKDTVRRAQDSRLPIRFVELHFPCQEAGLPEGCENIDVLPAPELLLNFFEATRLLQQPLEQYLSEPQQPYPSVIISDFCHPWTRKIARRLRVPRLTFFSVCCFTLLCHFNISHDKVYDRIADDDEPFVVPGLTEKIEVTKSQAPGFFPRPFFGEMSNDVEDAEVTADGIVVNSFEGLEKSYIEGYQKAMGKKVWTVGPLSLNNRSMTDLALRGDKASIDASRCLSWLDTMKPRSVLYVCFGSLARLEPSQAMEIGLGLEASNHPFVWAIKASEESEERVEEWLSGGFQERVSSRALIVKGWAPQAMILSHPAIGGFMTHCGWNSTLEGVTAGVPMVTWPHFADQFLNERMVVDVLKVGVSVGVKRPSFLTFDQQSRLPVRRDDVERCVRSLMDEGRNGEERRKRAKELGEKAEAAMKQAGSSYSNITHLIECFSTSA, from the coding sequence ATGGCCATGGATGGCCACCGGGAACGGCAGCCTCACTTTGTTTTGGTTCCACTGATGGCACAAGGCCACACGATCCCCATGGTCGATCTGGCGCTGCTCCTTGCTGAACGTGGTGTGCTGGTGAGCTTTATCACGACACCCTTCAACGCGTCACGCATCAAGGACACGGTTCGACGAGCTCAGGACTCCCGCCTTCCAATCCGATTCGTCGAGCTCCACTTCCCCTGCCAAGAAGCAGGCTTACCCGAGGGATGCGAGAACATTGATGTCTTGCCTGCACCAGAACTGTTGCTGAACTTCTTTGAAGCGACCCGTCTTCTTCAGCAGCCGCTTGAACAGTATCTCAGTGAACCGCAACAGCCCTACCCGAGTGTCATCATTTCTGATTTCTGCCACCCTTGGACGCGGAAGATTGCTCGTCGTCTTCGAGTTCCGCGTCTCACCTTCTTCAGTGTTTGCTGCTTCACCCTCCTATGCCATTTCAACATCTCGCACGACAAAGTCTATGATAGGATTGCAGACGACGACGAACCTTTTGTGGTGCCCGGCTTGACGGAGAAGATTGAGGTCACAAAGTCTCAAGCACCAGGATTCTTTCCCAGACCTTTCTTCGGGGAGATGTCAAATGATGTGGAAGATGCCGAGGTCACAGCAGACGGCATCGTGGTGAACAGCTTTGAAGGTTTAGAGAAATCATACATCGAGGGCTACCAAAAGGCCATGGGAAAGAAAGTATGGACGGTAGGGCCGCTGTCCCTCAACAACAGGAGCATGACTGATCTGGCTCTAAGGGGGGACAAGGCATCGATTGACGCCAGCCGATGCTTGAGTTGGTTGGACACTATGAAGCCCAGGTCTGTCCTGTATGTATGTTTCGGTAGCCTAGCGCGGTTAGAACCTTCCCAAGCAATGGAGATTGGGTTGGGGCTGGAGGCATCTAACCACCCATTTGTTTGGGCGATCAAGGCCAGCGAGGAATCTGAAGAGAGGGTGGAGGAATGGCTGTCGGGAGGATTCCAAGAGAGGGTCAGTTCCAGGGCGCTCATAGTCAAAGGGTGGGCGCCGCAGGCCATGATCCTGTCCCACCCGGCGATCGGTGGCTTCATGACGCACTGCGGCTGGAACTCGACGTTGGAGGGGGTAACGGCAGGCGTACCCATGGTAACGTGGCCTCACTTTGCGGACCAATTCCTCAACGAAAGGATGGTGGTTGATGTCTTGAAGGTTGGAGTGTCTGTTGGGGTCAAGCGGCCATCCTTCCTAACATTTGATCAGCAGAGTCGATTGCCGGTGCGGAGGGATGACGTCGAGAGATGTGTGAGGAGTTTAATGGATGAAGGTAGGAATGGCGAGGAAAGGAGAAAGAGGGCCAAGGAGTTGGGGGAGAAGGCTGAGGCGGCCATGAAACAAGCTGGTTCTTCTTATTCTAACATCACACACCTCATCGAATGTTTCTCAACCAGTGCTTAA
- the LOC135651153 gene encoding UDP-glycosyltransferase 73C5-like: MRKSLRNRQKDVCRKRMVSCQCLMSSPFQSTKQASGKTLSTQGRGTKSSIMDGHREGMPHFVLVPPMTQGHMIPMTDLALLLADRGVLVSFITTPCNAARIKDTIHRARDSGLPIRFVELPFPGAEEGLAEGWENIDDLPRAELYINFYRATYLLQQPLELYLQGQQQPYPSVIISDFCHPWTLKVARNLRIPRVTFFSMSCFTLLCTFNIWRYKVYDRIADEHQPFTVPGLREKIEVTRAQASEFFPGPIFENIAKDVREAEFAADGIVVNSFQDLEHAYIEGYQEAMGKIVWTTGPLFLRSRSIADMAIRGRKASIDVDHCLSWLGTMKPRSVLYVGFGSLTRTDPSQLMDIGLGLEASDHPFIWVMRYSEESAEKIEPWLAGGFEERVGSRALIIKGWAPQLMILSHPAIGGFLTHCGWNSTLEAISAGIPMITWPHFTDQFLNERMIVDVLKVGVPVGVKEPNFIGMQRSETLVSRNDVERSVRSLMDEGKEGEERRQRAERLGEKANAAMKEGRGSSHSNVTRLIEHFSANATV; encoded by the coding sequence ATGCGCAAAAGTCTACGGAATCGACAAAAAGATGTCTGTAGAAAACGTATGGTGAGTTGCCAGTGCCTGATGTCTTCTCCCTTCCAATCCACCAAGCAAGCATCCGGAAAAACCTTATCAACTCAAGGAAGGGGAACCAAATCATCGATCATGGATGGTCACCGTGAAGGGATGCCTCATTTTGTTCTGGTTCCGCCGATGACACAAGGCCACATGATTCCCATGACTGATCTGGCGCTGCTCCTCGCTGACCGTGGTGTGCTCGTCAGCTTCATCACGACGCCATGCAACGCAGCACGCATCAAGGACACCATTCACCGGGCTCGGGACTCCGGCCTTCCCATCCGGTTCGTTGAGCTCCCGTTCCCCGGCGCAGAAGAAGGCTTAGCGGAGGGATGGGAGAACATCGATGACTTGCCAAGGGCAGAGCTCTACATAAATTTCTACAGGGCGACTTATCTTCTTCAACAGCCGCTTGAACTGTATCTGCAGGGTCAGCAGCAGCCGTACCCGAGCGTGATCATTTCCGACTTTTGTCACCCTTGGACGCTGAAGGTCGCTCGTAATCTTCGAATTCCGCGCGTCACGTTCTTCAGTATGTCCTGCTTCACCCTCTTGTGCACCTTCAATATCTGGCGCTACAAGGTCTATGATAGGATAGCCGACGAGCACCAGCCTTTCACGGTGCCAGGCTTGAGGGAGAAGATCGAGGTGACTCGGGCTCAAGCGTCAGAGTTCTTTCCCGGACCAATCTTCGAAAACATAGCAAAAGACGTGCGAGAAGCTGAGTTCGCAGCGGATGGCATAGTGGTGAACAGCTTTCAAGACTTAGAACATGCATACATCGAGGGATACCAGGAGGCCATGGGGAAAATAGTATGGACCACGGGGCCATTGTTCCTCCGCAGCAGGAGCATCGCTGACATGGCTATAAGGGGAAGAAAGGCATCAATCGACGTTGATCACTGCCTGAGTTGGCTGGGCACCATGAAGCCGAGGTCGGTTCTTTATGTGGGTTTTGGAAGCCTCACACGAACAGACCCTTCCCAACTGATGGACATTGGATTGGGGCTGGAGGCATCTGATCACCCGTTTATTTGGGTGATGAGGTACAGCGAAGAGTCTGCAGAGAAGATCGAGCCATGGCTGGCCGGAGGATTTGAAGAGAGGGTCGGTTCCAGGGCGCTCATAATCAAGGGGTGGGCACCGCAACTCATGATCCTATCCCACCCAGCGATCGGAGGATTCTTGACGCACTGCGGCTGGAACTCCACCTTGGAGGCCATCTCCGCAGGCATACCCATGATCACATGGCCACACTTCACCGACCAATTCCTGAACGAAAGAATGATCGTGGATGTGTTGAAGGTTGGAGTGCCTGTCGGGGTAAAAGAACCAAATTTCATAGGAATGCAGAGGAGTGAAACATTGGTCTCGAGGAACGATGTGGAGAGGTCTGTGAGGAGTCTAATGGATGAAGGGAAGGAAGGCGAAGAAAGGAGGCAGAGGGCCGAGCGATTGGGAGAGAAGGCTAACGCCGCCATGAAAGAAGGGCGGGGTTCATCTCATTCCAATGTCACACGCTTGATCGAGCACTTCTCGGCCAACGCAACTGTCTAA